The Pseudodesulfovibrio cashew genomic sequence GACGAAGCCGACATCAACCCGGAGACGGTCTTCAGCAGCGTGGACTTGCCGGCGCCGTTGCCGCCGATGATCGACACGACCTCGCCTTCCTCGACCGCGATGGACAGATCGTACAGGACCTGAACATCGCCGTAAGATACGTTGATATCCTTTACATCAAGCAGCGGCATAGTCCTCTCCCAGATAAGCCTTGATTACGTTTTCATCATTGGCGACCACTTCCGGCACGCCCTGGCAGATTTTCTTGCCGAACTGGATAACCACGATCTCGTCGGAAAGGGCCATGATGGCGCGCATGATGTGCTCAATGACGAAGATGGTCATGCCGCTTTCCTTGAGCGAACGGATGATCTCTATGACCTCGTCCACTTCGGTGGGACGGAGCCCCGCCATGACCTCGTCCAGCAGGAGCAGCTTGGGGTCCGTGGCCAGCGCCTTGGCTATTTCCAGCCGTTTGCGGTCGGCGATGGTCATGGCTCCAGGCTTGAGTTCCTTCTTGTCACCCATGCCGAGCATGTCGAGGACTTCCGCGCTCTTCTCCTCGGCCTCGTTGCGCTTGCTTGTCGTGGCGAACGCACCGACCATCACGTTTTCCAGGGCGGTCAGGGCATTGAAGGGCTTCACGATCTGGAACGTCCGGCCCATCCCCTTTTTGCAAAGGTCCCAGGGCGACTGCCCGGTGATGTCCTCTCCGTCGAAGACTATGGAGCCGTTGGTGGGAGGGAACACCCCTGCCACGCAGTTGAAGGCCGTGGACTTGCCCGCGCCGTTGGGGCCGATGAGCCCGAGGATTTCTCCCCGGCCGATGGACAGATCCAGGCTGTCCACGGCGGTCAGGCCGCCGAACTGTTTGGTCATGTCTTTGATTTCGAGCAGACTCATGCCTCAGCCTCCTTTCCTTCAGCCGTAAAGCGGGCGGTGACGCGGTCGAACAGCCTGAGCAAAGGCTCGGTCAGTCCGCGCGGTTGATACAGCATGACGACGATCAGAACGACGCCGAGAATGATCAGGTGCAATCCCGGGAGGGAATCCGAGAAGTAGACCCGGCTGAACTCACTGACCGGCCGGAGCAGTAGCGCGCCGATGACGGGCCCGGCAATGGAGCCGCGT encodes the following:
- a CDS encoding ABC transporter ATP-binding protein, which codes for MSLLEIKDMTKQFGGLTAVDSLDLSIGRGEILGLIGPNGAGKSTAFNCVAGVFPPTNGSIVFDGEDITGQSPWDLCKKGMGRTFQIVKPFNALTALENVMVGAFATTSKRNEAEEKSAEVLDMLGMGDKKELKPGAMTIADRKRLEIAKALATDPKLLLLDEVMAGLRPTEVDEVIEIIRSLKESGMTIFVIEHIMRAIMALSDEIVVIQFGKKICQGVPEVVANDENVIKAYLGEDYAAA